GTACACTAGTGGCAGGAAATGCTTTTCCTGTGATGAAGCAACTActtgtttgtgtgatttgtaaCTGCTGTTTTCCACAACTCTCTCTGTCATATCTCAGTGCAGGGCTTATGCAATCATGTCAAAGTATCttcaattgaaaaaaaaaaagcactttCATTTGATGCCTATTTTCAGAGGCAGTCGAAAGTGAATGTGGCTTGAGGGTTTCGTTTTAATGATGAAGTCCCACGTCTCTAATCACTGACCTGCGTAATTGTCTTCCAGGATTATCATAAGATAATCAAGAACCCCATGGACATGGGCACGATTAAGAAGAGGCTGGAGAACGCCTACTATTGGAGTGCAAGCGAGTGCATGCAGGATTTCAACACCATGTTCACCAACTGCTACATTTACAACAAGGTGAGCGCATCGTACAGTTGGAAGAGCATTGCACagagcttgtgtgtgatgcagaCTTTGGGTTTGACATTCATTTAATGACTTGATGGGTGGGTCCTATTTAAGCCCTGCGTTCCTTTTTCCTTCATTTCATTTCGTTTGGCAGGCGCTCACACTTTCCTTGACCCTTCATTTAGCAGAAATGGCTCTTTATCAAAATGTGAGAAAGGGATCATTACtgacaggaaaaaaaagtgactCACAAGTCATCCTTTCTATAGAACTTGCCATGGCAACAGATGAAAGGCTTTCtgagtggttgctaggtttctGAGGGGTGATTCACCAAAATGAATTTCTGTTATTTTTGGCCATTGAATTCTGAAATAACATTGTCCCATTTGATAATTATTTTGTATTCTCAAATAAGctgtttcacttttttttaaatttagttTGATGACTTAATTGAATTGCAAAACTGTGACCCTTTTGAAAAGAGTGTTGTACCAAATCGAAAAATTAATTGACGGATAGACAAAGGTCAATTGAGTTATTCTTCAGACAAGTACTTGCCCAGATGTCGATGCTGCTGAATTGTTGAAGAAAACTTTGAGTTTTGCTGACACAGCTTAAAATTGTCATCACAAATCTATTCAAAACCTGCCTTCTGAGCACTACATCTAAAATCTGATGTCTCCCTATCTCTCCTCCAATCAGCCCACAGACGATATCGTCCTCATGGCTCAGGCTCTGGAGAAGATTTTCCTGCAGAAGGTCGCCCAGATGCCCCAAGAGGAGGTGGAGCTCCTTCCACCTGCCCCCAAGGCCCCGAAGGGCCGCAAGCCGACTGGACCACTCGGAATAGGTAAGCCATGGTTCATTGCTGCTGTAACTGAGATTTATTCCATACTAATTACTGCAGATGCTGCAAATGACAGCAGTTCGGCCAGAGTAATCATCTTCTCTCTTTGTGTTCATGGGTATGCTTTTAAACATTTTCCGCAGGTGGTCAGCAGGAGGCAGCCGTGTCGTCGCCCTCTCCGCCGACGTCCTTCCCAGGCACCACGTCTCCGGGTCCCCAGACTCCGGTCATCTCCTCTGTGCCCGTGGGCTCCATCACCGCCAACATCCCCTCCACGCAGAATGCACAGGCCACGCCCATGATGCCGGTGGGACCACCCTCTCAGCCCATCGTCAAAGTAAGACTCCTTGTTTTCTGCCTAATGTTCTTTTCTGACCGCAGCACTAGCTGTTTGAGTGATGAGGTCATAAAACCATGAAAGTTCTGAAATGTGTAGATATGTAGGTGTTAAAATGGATAGTGATGTGTTTTGTGAGTGGCACCTAGTGAAACTTGCTGATGTCAAAGGCGACTTCCTGATTAATGTTCCCGAGTATGGTTGTTCTGGCACATTCCATTTGTTCTGGCACATTCCATTTGATGTTTTGGGCaacgttttcttttttttctggagaACTTCAGTCATCAGTATGCATATCATGGTCTTCCAATTAGAACACATGGAACTGGTTAAGCAGTTGCCCAGCAACGTTTCTTCAAAAGTTTCTCGATCCGTGGGACTAACTTTAAAATGTCCATCTGAATCCCTCTTGAGTTCCCTCAGAAGAAAGGGATCAAGAGGAAAGCGGACACCACCACGCCCAACACCTCTGCCATCACGGCTAGCCGCGGCGAGTCGCCCACGCCGCTCTCTGACGTCAAGCCCACCGGCGGTGGCAAGCCAGGCCCGCGGCGCGAGAGCGTCCCTCGGCCCGTCAAGCTGGCCAAGAAGGAGGCGGAGGACGGCGAACTGGGCGGCCAGCATGGCGGCGGAGGCAAGCGGTCGCGTCTGACCGAGCACCTCAAGCACTGCGACAACATCCTCAAGGAGATGCTGTCCAAGAAGCACGCCGCCTACGCCTGGCCCTTTTACAAGCCTGTGGACGCCGAGGCGCTGGCCCTGCATGACTACCATGACATCATCAAGCACCCCATGGACCTGAGCACCGTCAAGGTAGGAGCGctgatttttaaatatttaattgacTGATCAAGTGTATTACCACTGTGAACATGAAACAGAATTCTTGATGAACTTCAGCATTAAATATAGAAGGAAGTTGATTTTCTTTTATAGGTCATGTTAATGTCAATAAGTCAAGTCTTTtatggaggttttttttttttttgccctctTCCTTATTGTTCCAGAAAAAGATGGACGGTCGGGAGTATACGGACGCACAGGCTTTTGCTGCAGACGTCCGATTAATGTTCTCAAATTGTTACAAGTATAACCCACCAGATCATGAGGTGGTCGACATGGCCAGGAAACTGCAGGTACGTGGGTCAACAAAATAATTTGCTTTCGTTGTGGCACTTCAAAGTTTAGTCGTTTTATTGAATGCTTTTGCTGCTTTCTATGTATATTTCTAATGTCTTGTCCTTTAGCCAAGTTTGATGTGTTGATATTCAGCTTTCTGTAAGTATTAAAATGTCATAGAATGTATGAATGTTTCATTGTTTGTGTCTATTTTTGGATGTTTTATGCACATCTTGAAGTGTTTCTTATGGTTTAGCAGACTGATAGGATTGTTATtcttttgtgctgtgtgtgtgtgtgtgtctgtctttaggACGTGTTTGAGATGCGCTTTGCCAAGATGCCGGACGAGACAGCGGCGCTAAGTCCGGGTGGCGGTGGTGGCGCGGCGGGCGGTCCGGTGGTCAGCAAGAGCACgggcagcagtggcagcagcggCGATTCGTCTGACGACGACAGCTCCGACTCCGAGGAGGAGCGCGCCACTCGCCTGGCAGAGCTGCAGGAACAGGTGGGTGCGGAACAGGTGGGTTTCACAAGACCGAggaccgacaaaaaaaaaagtaccccaaagaaatgaaaaaaaaaaaaaacacaacagctgTTCCTTTCCTTctaccttcttctcctcttcttcctcctaatATTCGGGCGTTTCCACTTTCAGAGGGTTGGATTGCAACCCTATTCCAACCTGAACCCCACACCCCTCCGAAAATGCACATGGGCCAGGCCTAAGCTTTGacaccgcctcctcctcctcctcctcctcctcctcctctgcactTTACCTTTTTCCTGCTTTCTGCGGCTGGAGGGATTGGCCAAAGTGGTTGGCCAATAAGTTGCCCCTCCTTTTTACCTGCTCTGCTTTCAGCTTTGATTGGTTATTGCTTTGCCGTCTCCCTGTCAAAGAACTAAACATTTAGCCCTCTGCTGCTGCTTggaacccaaaaaaaaaaacttttgtggTACCAAAAATCTCCAAACCATGCATTCTCTCCCAGCTATATCTTAAAAACATGGCTTCAGTTTAGAACCactacccccatccccaccaaCCCTCCCCCAGTCACGCATGGCTTATTTGCCCCTCCCTTtcgttttctctcttttttgtgtttagCGTAAGAAACGTTTCTTGTTCTGAGTTGTGTCCATGCATCCCCCTCCCCTTACTCTCGTTTGGCTTTCTCAGCAGCGGTTGTCTGAAAAGAAGCCCATTGCTTGCAGGCGGGGGAGTAAAAACGGGTTACATCAGGTGATCTGCCTCTCACCccacctatgcacacacacacacacacacattagtttcTCCCCCTGTTAGCCCCCCTCCAGCCAATGATCATCATGTAGATGGCTGCCGATAGCACACTGCACCAGTGAGCAGCAAGCCCTCAGTGGCTTTTTGAGTTCTAGCAAAGCGCAGTAGAGGGCTAAATGCTTAGCTGGGATGGGGTTTGTTTGGGGAGCACTGTGCTAATTTGTAAAGATTGCCATCATGTTTTGAATAaactgtgaaagtgtgtgtgtgtgtatatatgaagTGAAGTATgtgagcatgtatgtgtatgaatgaACATGTGTTGTGCATATTGAGCCTGGTTCATGTGGACTTGGCTGGTGTCTCATAGTGAACTTGGATCATGTGTCATTATCAACATACAATGGCCAGAGAGAACACTGAGCAGTGTGTTTTATCACCAGATACATGTCGTTGCAAGTTAATAGTTTAGCAGGGAGGGTAATGTCATGGGCTGGGCTTGATTGGAGTGAGTAATAGAAGAACATGATCTTCCTCTTAGCAAGGGCCTCTTATTGTGAGTCATCATTGTTCACTACGCTTGACTGAACCTTACAAGTATGGAGTTAGTATACTGTTTTGATCATGTGACCTCAAGTGTGATTTCAGAATGAAGCCCATAAAGTAATACACATATAGTACATAAGTAATGGACATGTAGATATGTATCTATCGTAATATGTTTACAGGACAATTAGAATTTTGACAATTTTGATTTTGTAATTATTAGCCATGATAAAACTTTTCTTGGCAGTCGATGAAGTGCCTATGTGGCATTGGCCAAGGAGCCTTACTTTGCAGCCCTGcagtttgaatgttttttttatttatttttttttttaaaagaatattGATTTTTAGATGATGTAATCTGAAGGCCCAATGCCACAAAACTTTTGGACTGAAGTCTTCACTCAGAGAAGCTGGCACAGCACCGCCCTCTGGGGTTCACTGACACCTGCTGAGCTTTAAAAGCCTACTCTGATCTGCTGCCCGCATCCGACAACCATGAGTTGACTGTGTGCGTACCGCTCGAAAAAGGTGCCTCTCTCACaagctccctccctctctgtccccagCTGAAGGCCGTCCACGAGCAGCTGGCCGCTCTCTCTCAGGCGCCCGTCAGCAAAccaaagaagaagaaggagaagaaagagaaggacaagaagaagaaggagcgCGACAACAAGCACAGCAAAGCCAAGCCCGAGGACGACAAGAAGGCCAAGCGGGCGGGCCAGCCCGCCAAACCGGCCCAGCAGAAGAAGGCCCCCTCCAAGAAGGCCAACAGCACCGTCCCTGCCTCCAGGTAGGACTGGCTACTCACATGGGTGTGGTCCCATACATCGTTTAGGGCTTAGAAAGGACAGCCCATACAATTAACACAGGTAGGAGAAGAGTACCACAATGGATGAGGCAATAGCTGGACCATTACAGCTCACCAATCTATTTAGAGATTTAGTGTCGACTTAGAATACTTGTTGTTATTCATTGGCATGCATGTCATGTAGCCAAAGTAATGCTGAGAAATGGACATTCACAATGGCTGTGTCTCAAATCACCTCCTTGCCTACTTCAAATGCTTAATTTAAGTATATAGTGCAGATATTGGGACAATACTAACCATTGGAAATGGACACTATGAACACTACTGACGGAAGTATGTGGTTTGAGACACAGCCAATGTCCCTCATGCTGGTGTTTCCTGTTTTTGGTTCTACCTCTCCCTGTCGTGTGTCTCTGAAATAGACTTGGAAGCTCTCTGCTTCTTTTGTGTCATTCTCAGAATCAGCTACATTTTTCAAGAACTCCCTTAATGTTCTCTCCTCGTCTTTTCTTGCTTGTCTCCTAGGCAACCAAAGAAGGGCAGCCGCACGGGCGAGacggacgaggaggaggagtgccTCCCCATGACGTACGACGAGAAGCGGCAGCTGAGCCTGGACATCAACCGACTGCCGGGCGAGAAGCTGGGCCGCGTGGTGCACATCATCCAGACGCGCGAGCCCTCGCTGCGCGACTCCAACCCCGACGAGATCGAGATCGACTTCGAGACGCTCAAGCCGTCCACGCTGCGTGAGCTGGAGAAGTACGTCAAGTCCTGCCTGCAGAAGAAGCAGAGGAAACCGCTACGTAAGTCTGcccaatgtacacacacacacacggtcacataATCAAAGCAGAAAAGATGATAGACGATCCCTTTTCATAGGATTACATGCATCACTTATAAATGTAGGCAGACGTTCAGTGCGGCACGCTATCTTGGATTTCATGATAATTAAGTCTGCAGATACTCAAGGTGCAACATATTTTTCTGGGTTGTTTTTTTGCGTGTCTAACAAAGTTTAAATGAAATGTCAGAACACAAACTTGTACAGGAAGCACTATCCTTTTCTGACACACAGCCCTACTAATTTTGCTGGATGTAGAACCGGTTTAACGAGCCTCTTGCTGTCACTACAGCCCACTACTGTGCCTGCAGGGCCTTCATTTACTTATAAAGGAGAGTTTGATGGGCCAGTTTTCTTTTCTGGTGATAAGGTAGTGATGCCAGTCCTTAGGGAGTGTCTTCTGTCCTTAAGGGTTATTTTGtttaaacatgtttgtgtgtgagtgttatccACTttgtttccttccttccttcctttctgcCTCCGCCTCCTCCCCCCCGTCCTCTCTGCCGGTGCAGAGAAAGGCTCAGGGCCTGGGTCCGGCCCGTCTCGTGcgagcggcagcagcagctctTCGGACTCGGGGAGCAGCAGTTCCAGCGGCTCCAGCTCGGACAGCAGCGACTCTgactgaacacacaaacacacgcacgacactcacacatatacacggcCTCCCCTCACTCAGCCCCAGACCCCTCCATGGGAACTGCtcctttttacatttattttacttttgacTCCCTGTCCCCATCCTtgggttttttgttttttaaaacattGTATTCATGGTTGTTTCACCCCCTGCccttttctcccctcctcctcctcctcctccttctcctcgccTCCCCTCCTATCTCTTGAGACTCATTTCTtatgagagaaaagaaaaaaacaacaataaacaaaagaaaacaaacacaaaaggatGGATGGCGTACAGGGACATTtgcaagcttttttttttcagctgaattttttttttttttttttttttttcgaggaaaaaaacaaatcagcAAAAACAGGCAACATGTAAGATGACTATTTTCACGGACTTTCCAAAGGgttgtcccccacacacacacacaccatcaaccaAACATAATTCTTTACACCCACACAAAGAACATACAAGAGCATTTTTAAGTATTCTtggatgaaaagaaaaaaaaacaattgtttcctaatcttttttgtattattattattattattattattgtggaaAGAAAATGTACTCCTTGCTGTCAATTTTGCAATGCCATCTTATACTCTGTGCTGTTCTCCAAAGCCCTCCAGCCCCTGCCACACAGGCTCACTTGCTTAAGTCATAGCCGCTACTCCTACCGTTCTAGCCTGTCATTGGATATGTATGTGGATTCACTTTGATTAGTTGTATGCCAGCTCTCAATTAGTTGAAAGGCGTAGGCTATAAGTGAGCAAGATaaaacctctctctcctcaacttACACACCAGGCTTGTTTGGTTGCAGTTTATCTCCGGTGCAGTATAAATCACGATTTAGACTTGAGCTGTATCGCCAATGTAATACCATATACTACCACTTGGGGGTGTGCAGTGATTGGAAATTTTAGGAGGTGCTATTGAGctcctctcttgtgtgtgtttggtgagaATGGAATAATGTTTCCTGGTTTATTTTCGTGGCTGTGTATGGGGGTttctggagggggaggggacatGGCAGCCAGTGGGTGGTCAGACAGGGTGGCAGATCTCAAGACAATGCTAATTTATTTTGGTCGTTGCATTAGACTAGACTAGAGACAAAAGCTAGTTCAAAAACGACCGACCACGTTGTCAAATCACAGTTGAGCGGCTCAAGGAAAGggtatgaatgtgtgtctgaTAGTTATGTTAGAAGCTGTATTTGTAGACATCAAGTGCTTCAAATATTTCTCTATTGTATATTGTTTCCTCTTATTTCCCAACTTGTAGAaagagatttttcttttttctttttgtcttttgagATGTATGAACCACTAGATgtggtgtttggtgtgtgtcagtatgtgtgtgtgtgtgcacaggcatCAGTATCAATGGTCTGTCATCTGCAGATGAATGTATTCATCCCGAGCAGCTGTCTTGGTACCCTTGATGTCATTGCACAGGTGTACAAGTGGCAAAGAACATGATCAACTTTCTCTGAATAATCCCACGTTCTCTTTTTGTACTTGTAGACAACCAAACTCTTTTTGACCCCCACCCCACTAGTTATtgtttctactttttttttcttctcccttCTTGTAGAATCAAAGAAACAATTTGCTGAATCAGAGTCTTCCTCTCAAAAATGCCATCAATTGATGAGTTTCTCAATGTCAGTTGTAATGCCTTTGTTTTTGTGGGTGAGAGAAATGTTCTCCAGTTGACTCAGTTTTAAAGTCACGCTGGCTCAATGAAATACCCGTGCCCCATACTCTGTGCCACAATCGTTCTGCCCGAACCAGCTTCCCTTCGGCTTTCAGAGGTTTTTCCAAAGGAGGATTTTCATGCATATTTGGATTGGGCCAACACTCATTTGAATACACAGATATCAGATTATTTTCTTGTTCTGTTCAATACAATTGACATTTTCTGGGCAAGATGGTCATAGAACACTAAAATTATTTTATCAGACTtgttattttgaaatatatatgTAAGATATATAAATTGAAATGATGTACTATCTCAGATTTATCTTGTACGTTATTGCACTTattgcaaaaagaaaaaaaaggaatccCCAAATAATATACATCTTAGACCAATGCTCTACTCTTCAAAATCAGGTCCTCGTGAGAATGATGTTACTGAAAGCAGCCTTTTAagaagttatatatatatatacagaaatatgtaaaaagtcatacacacacatgcatacaaagaCGGTTCAGTTAAAAAATTTGGCCCGAAAAGAAAAGCTATTCAAATAACAtccttttatatttttaaaacaaaaaaaggttttattttttactttgaaatgtTTCTTTTGACGTGCATGCTGATGTattgtgagtctctctctctctctctctctctctctctctctctctctctaagctgTTTTGTTCCTCTCCAGGAAAGGGCCATACAGGAAGCAGTTGAGAAGTTTTGGGGGTGTAACGTTAGCTGTAGAGCCAGGCATCTGTACCCCTCAGCAGACCTGGCAGGAgtgtgggaggggagggaaTGGGAATTGGGCTGGTGGGGTTGTTTAGAGATGGAAGCTAAGATATGGTGTAATCACTCACTTGCGCGATCCTGTACTCccatgtttgatttttttttttttttttttttttttaatgtttttgttttgtttattttttcataaaataaatgagGAAAAAATAGCCCTTTATTTATTTCCTGTGCTACACTGGATATAAGCAGGTGTGGGTTATCATACATGGATGAGAATTGGTTATGTGATAGAATGTGAAAGCCAAAGCTTCTCTGTAACCCTTCCTTTTAAAGTTCCCAAGTACTATGTATTTACCTTGTAAATACATGGTAAATTGTATTGTATATTACTGGGTAATTGCCACAGGTAACATGAAGGTAACTTCAGAGACTACACGTAAATACTAAGAAACACCTCAACTACAATTGTTGGGTAATTATTACAGGTATATGTAGACAGAAACTAAACTGCAAATCTTTGCAAATacctagaaaaaaaacactattaCCGATCAACTCAAGTAAGAACTATCCAGTGAGCGGTTTAGACTGGTAATTGCCCATAATAGAACTGCATACATTCATGAAAGTATTACCCATTCATTCCATTTGCAACTGTAGTTATACAGGGTTAATGTAACCCAATTTTAATCACGCTTAACCTAAAAATGAGCATATAACTTTCCAATTAATTGTTCTTCTAATTGTTCACCAGTACATCCatttaaactgttttttttatttccctaCCTGGTAACAATGTTTGCAGGAACAATTCCTTCATGGTACATCTTAAATACTGGGTCCTATTTGCTGATGTTTTTACAGTTTACTCAATAAGTAAGTTAGAAACTGTACTGTAAAACGGAGGTTAACTGGCTACCAGTTTCTCCATAATCATAAATGCATGCATAGCCTATAGCCCTGTATGAATGACTTTTATTTCTTCCATAGATTCCTGAAGTCACTATTAAGTAAGAGCTGTAGACCTATATTGACATTCATGAATTGCTGACATTCTTTGGTGAAATGATCAGAGATATTCACTCTTGTCCTTCAAACCTGTTTGCTGGGAATATCCTAACATGTTCTGAAGGCAAGGTCAGAAACAGGTTCAACAGAAACTAAAGATTATGGCCTAATAAGTTATAATCATTATCATAGTTAAAATTGAGTATGAATGAATTCTTATATCGTCTTGAGTCAGACACTAACCACAAGTGAGGTAATTTAATTACTTTGTTATTCACTGTCCACAAATGACGTTATTGCACCTGTAAAGTTATTTGTTCTCCCATTGTAAAGCATTGCATTGCTGACTGCAGTCCAGATATGTAAAAAAGACAATCCCATGGTCAAGTCCAGCCCAGTTGTAGTGGGAGTGTAAGTCCTCATAATGAAAGAAATGTCTCTTTTATTAGCGTGACCTTGAAAAGTGTGGACAGACGCCTGACAGGGACCAGTATCTGCGGTATTATGTATACCACAATAATTGTCTGGAAGAAGCGGTGGAGGCAGAGATCCACATCTGATTTATTCATGACCTCTGCAGTGACCACGCATCCTGCTTTGcagtgccccccctcccccctttacTTTTACAGTAAGGAAGTAAGGTTTAGTATCCACTCTCAGCAAGGGTGAAGAGACCTTGC
The Alosa alosa isolate M-15738 ecotype Scorff River chromosome 12, AALO_Geno_1.1, whole genome shotgun sequence DNA segment above includes these coding regions:
- the brd3a gene encoding bromodomain-containing protein 3a isoform X2 — protein: MSAVTSATPAPPTPINPPPPEVTNPSKPGRKTNQLQYMQNVVVKTLWKHQFAWPFYTPVDAIKLGLPDYHKIIKNPMDMGTIKKRLENAYYWSASECMQDFNTMFTNCYIYNKPTDDIVLMAQALEKIFLQKVAQMPQEEVELLPPAPKAPKGRKPTGPLGIGGQQEAAVSSPSPPTSFPGTTSPGPQTPVISSVPVGSITANIPSTQNAQATPMMPVGPPSQPIVKFPQKKGIKRKADTTTPNTSAITASRGESPTPLSDVKPTGGGKPGPRRESVPRPVKLAKKEAEDGELGGQHGGGGKRSRLTEHLKHCDNILKEMLSKKHAAYAWPFYKPVDAEALALHDYHDIIKHPMDLSTVKKKMDGREYTDAQAFAADVRLMFSNCYKYNPPDHEVVDMARKLQDVFEMRFAKMPDETAALSPGGGGGAAGGPVVSKSTGSSGSSGDSSDDDSSDSEEERATRLAELQEQVGAEQRLSEKKPIACRRGSKNGLHQLKAVHEQLAALSQAPVSKPKKKKEKKEKDKKKKERDNKHSKAKPEDDKKAKRAGQPAKPAQQKKAPSKKANSTVPASRQPKKGSRTGETDEEEECLPMTYDEKRQLSLDINRLPGEKLGRVVHIIQTREPSLRDSNPDEIEIDFETLKPSTLRELEKYVKSCLQKKQRKPLQKGSGPGSGPSRASGSSSSSDSGSSSSSGSSSDSSDSD
- the brd3a gene encoding bromodomain-containing protein 3a isoform X6, translated to MSAVTSATPAPPTPINPPPPEVTNPSKPGRKTNQLQYMQNVVVKTLWKHQFAWPFYTPVDAIKLGLPDYHKIIKNPMDMGTIKKRLENAYYWSASECMQDFNTMFTNCYIYNKPTDDIVLMAQALEKIFLQKVAQMPQEEVELLPPAPKAPKGRKPTGPLGIGGQQEAAVSSPSPPTSFPGTTSPGPQTPVISSVPVGSITANIPSTQNAQATPMMPVGPPSQPIVKFPQKKGIKRKADTTTPNTSAITASRGESPTPLSDVKPTGGGKPGPRRESVPRPVKLAKKEAEDGELGGQHGGGGKRSRLTEHLKHCDNILKEMLSKKHAAYAWPFYKPVDAEALALHDYHDIIKHPMDLSTVKKKMDGREYTDAQAFAADVRLMFSNCYKYNPPDHEVVDMARKLQDVFEMRFAKMPDETAALSPGGGGGAAGGPVVSKSTGSSGSSGDSSDDDSSDSEEERATRLAELQEQLKAVHEQLAALSQAPVSKPKKKKEKKEKDKKKKERDNKHSKAKPEDDKKAKRAGQPAKPAQQKKAPSKKANSTVPASRQPKKGSRTGETDEEEECLPMTYDEKRQLSLDINRLPGEKLGRVVHIIQTREPSLRDSNPDEIEIDFETLKPSTLRELEKYVKSCLQKKQRKPLQKGSGPGSGPSRASGSSSSSDSGSSSSSGSSSDSSDSD
- the brd3a gene encoding bromodomain-containing protein 3a isoform X1 — translated: MSAVTSATPAPPTPINPPPPEVTNPSKPGRKTNQLQYMQNVVVKTLWKHQFAWPFYTPVDAIKLGLPDYHKIIKNPMDMGTIKKRLENAYYWSASECMQDFNTMFTNCYIYNKPTDDIVLMAQALEKIFLQKVAQMPQEEVELLPPAPKAPKGRKPTGPLGIGGQQEAAVSSPSPPTSFPGTTSPGPQTPVISSVPVGSITANIPSTQNAQATPMMPVGPPSQPIVKFPQKKGIKRKADTTTPNTSAITASRGESPTPLSDVKPTGGGKPGPRRESVPRPVKLAKKEAEDGELGGQHGGGGKRSRLTEHLKHCDNILKEMLSKKHAAYAWPFYKPVDAEALALHDYHDIIKHPMDLSTVKKKMDGREYTDAQAFAADVRLMFSNCYKYNPPDHEVVDMARKLQDVFEMRFAKMPDETAALSPGGGGGAAGGPVVSKSTGSSGSSGDSSDDDSSDSEEERATRLAELQEQVGAEQQRLSEKKPIACRRGSKNGLHQLKAVHEQLAALSQAPVSKPKKKKEKKEKDKKKKERDNKHSKAKPEDDKKAKRAGQPAKPAQQKKAPSKKANSTVPASRQPKKGSRTGETDEEEECLPMTYDEKRQLSLDINRLPGEKLGRVVHIIQTREPSLRDSNPDEIEIDFETLKPSTLRELEKYVKSCLQKKQRKPLQKGSGPGSGPSRASGSSSSSDSGSSSSSGSSSDSSDSD
- the brd3a gene encoding bromodomain-containing protein 3a isoform X5, yielding MSAVTSATPAPPTPINPPPPEVTNPSKPGRKTNQLQYMQNVVVKTLWKHQFAWPFYTPVDAIKLGLPDYHKIIKNPMDMGTIKKRLENAYYWSASECMQDFNTMFTNCYIYNKPTDDIVLMAQALEKIFLQKVAQMPQEEVELLPPAPKAPKGRKPTGPLGIGGQQEAAVSSPSPPTSFPGTTSPGPQTPVISSVPVGSITANIPSTQNAQATPMMPVGPPSQPIVKFPQKKGIKRKADTTTPNTSAITASRGESPTPLSDVKPTGGGKPGPRRESVPRPVKLAKKEAEDGELGGQHGGGGKRSRLTEHLKHCDNILKEMLSKKHAAYAWPFYKPVDAEALALHDYHDIIKHPMDLSTVKKKMDGREYTDAQAFAADVRLMFSNCYKYNPPDHEVVDMARKLQDVFEMRFAKMPDETAALSPGGGGGAAGGPVVSKSTGSSGSSGDSSDDDSSDSEEERATRLAELQEQVGAEQLKAVHEQLAALSQAPVSKPKKKKEKKEKDKKKKERDNKHSKAKPEDDKKAKRAGQPAKPAQQKKAPSKKANSTVPASRQPKKGSRTGETDEEEECLPMTYDEKRQLSLDINRLPGEKLGRVVHIIQTREPSLRDSNPDEIEIDFETLKPSTLRELEKYVKSCLQKKQRKPLQKGSGPGSGPSRASGSSSSSDSGSSSSSGSSSDSSDSD
- the brd3a gene encoding bromodomain-containing protein 3a isoform X3; translated protein: MSAVTSATPAPPTPINPPPPEVTNPSKPGRKTNQLQYMQNVVVKTLWKHQFAWPFYTPVDAIKLGLPDYHKIIKNPMDMGTIKKRLENAYYWSASECMQDFNTMFTNCYIYNKPTDDIVLMAQALEKIFLQKVAQMPQEEVELLPPAPKAPKGRKPTGPLGIGGQQEAAVSSPSPPTSFPGTTSPGPQTPVISSVPVGSITANIPSTQNAQATPMMPVGPPSQPIVKFPQKKGIKRKADTTTPNTSAITASRGESPTPLSDVKPTGGGKPGPRRESVPRPVKLAKKEAEDGELGGQHGGGGKRSRLTEHLKHCDNILKEMLSKKHAAYAWPFYKPVDAEALALHDYHDIIKHPMDLSTVKKKMDGREYTDAQAFAADVRLMFSNCYKYNPPDHEVVDMARKLQDVFEMRFAKMPDETAALSPGGGGGAAGGPVVSKSTGSSGSSGDSSDDDSSDSEEERATRLAELQEQQRLSEKKPIACRRGSKNGLHQLKAVHEQLAALSQAPVSKPKKKKEKKEKDKKKKERDNKHSKAKPEDDKKAKRAGQPAKPAQQKKAPSKKANSTVPASRQPKKGSRTGETDEEEECLPMTYDEKRQLSLDINRLPGEKLGRVVHIIQTREPSLRDSNPDEIEIDFETLKPSTLRELEKYVKSCLQKKQRKPLQKGSGPGSGPSRASGSSSSSDSGSSSSSGSSSDSSDSD
- the brd3a gene encoding bromodomain-containing protein 3a isoform X4, producing the protein MSAVTSATPAPPTPINPPPPEVTNPSKPGRKTNQLQYMQNVVVKTLWKHQFAWPFYTPVDAIKLGLPDYHKIIKNPMDMGTIKKRLENAYYWSASECMQDFNTMFTNCYIYNKPTDDIVLMAQALEKIFLQKVAQMPQEEVELLPPAPKAPKGRKPTGPLGIGGQQEAAVSSPSPPTSFPGTTSPGPQTPVISSVPVGSITANIPSTQNAQATPMMPVGPPSQPIVKFPQKKGIKRKADTTTPNTSAITASRGESPTPLSDVKPTGGGKPGPRRESVPRPVKLAKKEAEDGELGGQHGGGGKRSRLTEHLKHCDNILKEMLSKKHAAYAWPFYKPVDAEALALHDYHDIIKHPMDLSTVKKKMDGREYTDAQAFAADVRLMFSNCYKYNPPDHEVVDMARKLQDVFEMRFAKMPDETAALSPGGGGGAAGGPVVSKSTGSSGSSGDSSDDDSSDSEEERATRLAELQEQRLSEKKPIACRRGSKNGLHQLKAVHEQLAALSQAPVSKPKKKKEKKEKDKKKKERDNKHSKAKPEDDKKAKRAGQPAKPAQQKKAPSKKANSTVPASRQPKKGSRTGETDEEEECLPMTYDEKRQLSLDINRLPGEKLGRVVHIIQTREPSLRDSNPDEIEIDFETLKPSTLRELEKYVKSCLQKKQRKPLQKGSGPGSGPSRASGSSSSSDSGSSSSSGSSSDSSDSD